The following proteins come from a genomic window of Salvia hispanica cultivar TCC Black 2014 chromosome 4, UniMelb_Shisp_WGS_1.0, whole genome shotgun sequence:
- the LOC125221564 gene encoding ATP phosphoribosyltransferase 2, chloroplastic-like encodes MSVGRTIFLQCPSIPHFPNSSSSSPKPVAVKFTVSCCSLASPAAVVNGNLEKRSHDRNEVRLGLPSKGRMATDTLDLLKDCQLSVRQVNPRQYVAEIPQISNLEVWFQRPKDVVRKLVSGDLDLGIVGLDTVLEFGQGNEDLILVHDSLDYGDCRLSLAIPKYGIFENINSLKELAEMPQWTPERPLRIATGFTYLGPKFMKDNGLSHVTFSTADGALEAAPAMGIADAIVDLVSSGTTLRENNLKEIQGGVIVESQAVLVASRKSLIQRKGVLDITHEMLERLEAHLKAVGQFTVTANMRGSSAEEVAERVLSQPSLSGLEGPTISPVFCKRDGKVAADYYAIVICVPKKALYKSVQQLRMIGGSGVLISPLTYIFDEETPRWRHLLSVLGL; translated from the exons ATGTCTGTGGGGCGGACGATTTTCCTGCAGTGCCCATCGATTCCGCATTTCCCTAATTCTTCATCCTCTTCTCCCAAGCCCGTCGCAGTGAAATTCACCGTCTCATGCTGCTCGCTCGCGTCGCCGGCGGCCGTGGTTAATGGGAACCTCGAGAAGAGGTCTCACGACAGAAATGAAGTCCGCCTCGGCCTGCCGAGTAAAGGCCGAATGGCTACCGACACTCTCGACCTTCTCAAG GATTGTCAATTGTCGGTGAGGCAGGTTAATCCGCGGCAGTATGTGGCAGAAATTCCTCAG ATTTCAAATTTGGAAGTTTGGTTTCAACGCCCTAAAGATGTTGTGAGGAAATTGGTATCTGGAGATTTGGACCTTGGAATTGTAGGCTTGGACACTGTCTTGGAATTTGGACAG GGAAATGAAGATCTCATTCTTGTCCATGACTCTCTAGACTACGGAGATTGCCGTTTATCTCTAGCA ATTCCCAAGTACGGCATATTTGAGAATATAAATTCGTTGAAAGAGTTAGCTGAGATGCCACAGTGGACACCTGAAAGACCTCTAAGAATTGCCACTGGCTTCACATAT TTGGGTCCTAAGTTCATGAAAGATAATGGTCTCAGTCATGTAACATTCTCAACTGCTGATGGTGCTTTGGAAGCAGCTCCTGCA ATGGGGATAGCTGATGCCATTGTGGACCTTGTGAGTAGTGGAACCAcattgagagaaaataatCTGAAAGAAATTCAAGGTGGAGTCATCGTGGAAAGTCAG GCTGTACTTGTGGCCAGCAGAAAGTCATTGATTCAGCGAAAAGGTGTGCTAGATATAACTCACGAAATGCTGGAAAGACTGGAAGCACATTTAAAAGCTGTTGGTCAGTTCACG GTAACCGCCAACATGCGTGGAAGCAGTGCAGAGGAAGTGGCTGAGCGAGTTTTAAGCCAACCATCGTTATCTGGGTTGGAG GGACCTACTATTAGCCCAGTTTTCTGCAAACGTGATGGGAAGGTAGCTGCTGATTATTATGCTATAGTTATTTGCGTGCCAAAGAAAGCTCTGTACAAATCTGTTCAGCAGCTGAGGATG ATTGGAGGTAGTGGAGTTCTTATTTCACCTTTGACCTACATCTTCGATGAGGAAACCCCAAGATGGCGTCACCTTCTTTCAGTCTTGGGGCTCTAA